Below is a genomic region from Rosa chinensis cultivar Old Blush chromosome 5, RchiOBHm-V2, whole genome shotgun sequence.
TCGCCTCACGGGTCTCATGTCAAGTATGGGTAATAATGAGGTGCAAATCAGTAGGAGGGTATTTCATCACTCCTCACTGGCTAGCCCTACACAAGATTTGCTCGCATTCGAGATTGGAAAATCAACCCCCAccgcccaaaaaaaaaaaaaaaacttattattTTGATCTAATTGAAAAATCTAGATTGAATTAGCTTCTTATATTATAAGCATAAAATTGATTGTATGAGAATTCTCTAATTAGCTCATGTTGATTCTTATAATTATATCATAAAAAGAGTATTcattagagaaattttaaatacacaccccaaaatacttaatacacatccctattatttaatatttcaaatcagattttataggtagattaaatgaccaaaatagacatctatgtataagaagaaaaataataataatcatatcttccttatatgattctataattataaacacaatacATTTATATACatgcatcctcatttaaaacaacaataaagctagaaaccatctaatttattctcaaaaaaaaaaaaaaaaaccatctaatttaaattttccttaaataaatgtAATTAAATAGGGTGAgaaaccatataatttagaatttcaaaatcaatggcattaaatgtttttaaaacaaatcgCTTTACTTCCACTTTTAGTCCTTTTTTTTCCATCTAAAAGTTgtgattagtcaatttattatctaatataaaacatcagaggtataaaactttgtaattgttaatttgttaaaaCATCAGaggtataaaactttgtaattgttaatttgtttgaccatccaatgacaatttcTTAGTTCTTCTATTGTAGATAAACTACTGATACAGTTAAATCTTTATTCTAGAACCAAtagaacgcgcctcacgcgcgAGAGAAAAAAGACAGGAAACCCGAAGGCGTGCTttctctcccggccgaacgCCGATGGCTCCTCCGTCGATGCGCTCCGGTTCGGGAGGGGAGGCTGTGGCTAAGCTGTGGAGGGGTTCCAAGGCTACGGTGTGGCTCTGGGTTGGTGGCCGGGTGGTTGTCGTTCCAGTGTTGGCGGATCGATCTCGATCGGCCTTCTCGGTTTGTGGGTGATGGTAGCGGTTGGTGTAGCGGCGGATCTCGGGGCTCCGGCGGTGTTTCTTAATGTCATCGTCCCGGCTGGTTGGGCTGTGGTTGTCCAAATCTAATTGCGGCGGTGCCGATCCCAGAGGGATCTCATGTCGATCTCGCATTTGGACCTGGGTAGGATTGTCAGCTTGGTGCTGGGCTGTTTGTGGCGTGTCCGGGCGGAGCATCGGCGATGGGTTTCGGCGAGGCGATGTTATGGCGCGTGGCAACGGCGTGATGGCGTTGGGGCTCGGTGGCTGCTGGAGGTTTTGCTTGCTGCGCTTGCCCTCTACTGGGGGTGGTGGTCTTTGGGCTGGGCCTGATTCTTGGGCCtctctgattttgttttttgtagtTTGTTTTTGGTGGTTGTTTTGGTAAgaataagtccctcctcttgtgagcgagggttagggttttggtctGGTCGGCTGGCGGTGCTTTCTGGCTATTAACGTGACggtgaatcacccttacacgtggtctggctgTTTTGGACACGGTGTCCGAACgggtgaaaacagttcatcGTTTATGTTAATGGCGAGGCTGTACCGCCATAGTTAGGTTTGGTTAAGGGTTaaatttggttaggggttgagTCTTTTTGGCTCATGTAAGTCACTGGTGGTGATGGTCCCGTAACTTTGGTTTCGTTGATGCTGTAACCTGTATGGTTATTTggttattaatggaatgcggtacttttctaaaaaaaaaaagataaactactgatacagttttggttgaatgttcgactcaaaattttatacttgatcaatatagtgtttggtggatgagaactctaATAATACAAAACCTGTTTCTAACACAattaattaatatggtcaattataaaaCACTAATGtgttaatatatactaatcaaattaaatagtagccttaatgtagttaaataatagtgtatttcatggttttttaggttaaagatattttaggtaatttaggttgtgtatttagtaaaatattataatgagaaattaaatggtaggtgtattgcgtaaggagtgtgtattaagtaatgaagggtgtgtatttaaaacttctctattCATTAACATACTTTGATTAAATATATTGTTTGTTAATTGTTATAAATGTATGCTAATTGTGTTTCCCTTGGTTTCAGTCATTGAGGTTCGACTTTGCCAATAATACAAAGATCGACAACATAACTCTCATCAACAGCAAGAACACCAACATCCACCTTTTCGCAGGTCTTAATGTGATAATCAGCAACATTAACATAAGTGCCCCGGCCGACAGCCCCAACACCGATGGAATCAAAGTCGGTAGTTCAAGCATCGTCCAAATATATGATTCTGTAATATCCACCGGAGATGACTGCATAGCTTTCCTTCCTGAATCAACCAACCTTAACGTTACTAACGTTCACTGCGGGCCTGGCCATGGAATTAGTGTAGGAAGCATTTCCAGTAACTCTATTACTGGCTTGAACGTAAGGAATTGCAGCTTCGTAGGTACTCAGAATGGTGTTAGAATCAAGACGAAGAGTCCCTCTCAACCAGGAACTGTTGCACAAGTTACATTTGAAAACATTGAAATGGATAAGGTCGATAATCCCATCATCATTGATCAACAATATTGCGCTAGTAGTGGTTGTAGTCCACCGGTAAGCAATTAACTGCTCATTTCTTGACTGCAATTACTTAGGAGTGATTTTGGCACTCTACTCCGTGCAAGTGGTAAAATATGTCAAGAATTATAGTACTAAAATCACTCACTTTAATATATGTGACCAACTAATTAATCATGTTCATATCTTTTTCTCTAACTGCAGAAAACTTCGGAGATTCAGATTACTGATGTGAAGTACAATAACATTTGGGGTACTTCAAACACAAAAATTGCAGTTTTACTTAAATGTAGCGAAAATAAACCTTGCCAGAATATCGAGTTGAGGGATATCAACCTAAATTACAGAGGAGGTAATAAACCGGCAAAAGCGTCGTGTTTGAATGCAAAAGGAGCAGCTTACGGCAAACAAAACCCTGCTTCTTGCCTGCAGAGTTAATATTCAGAGTAGTCATGGCCTTCCCAAGTGCAGTAAAATAATTTATTTGATCTTATTATTCATGGCCGGCCTGTAGTCAATTAAGCTGCAATTAATGTAATTATGTTTCAGTTTAATGCCTTTGTCGTTAAGTGTAAGCACAAATATGTGCAAATAAAGTGAATAATCACAAGATCATCATTAAacgtcacaatttttttttttttaccacgAATTAAACGTCACTCTTTCTTCCTGTGGATTTGCCTCAAAACAACATAGAACAAGCTCgttaggaagagagagagatggaatgtgataaagtaatctgatgttcacattcaaaatcaattggcaatagATAATCCCCATAATTCCACGTGAAATCTATACTCTCAATACTCCCCTTAAGCCATACATGTGTACAAACTATATTGAGTGACGAGGAGCCCATGTGGCCACAAGGCATACACACATAGGATAACCCGCTctaataccatgataaagtaatttggggttcatatacaaaaccaattggcaacgGATGGAGTGGTCCAAAACCTCTTATAAATCCATAAGAGCATATGCACCAACCAACTAGTTGGGTGACTGAGACGGATTCGGCAATGCACCGCCAATTAATTTCCTGACCAATTGGTGGGACCCGCGTGGGGACCACCTGCCTAGGCAGTTCAATGACTAGCCCAGTTTGACATTGCTTTTGAAACATGCTTTTGGTCCAAAAGCACTTATGGAGAGAACTGATGCTGTTTGGTAAACCTCAAAATTTGTGCTTTTGAGTGGAAGCGCTTCTTGCCGCAGCAGAAAATCAAAAGCAGCTCGGAGTAGCTTCTCGTTTTTGCTTTTGCGGAAACCAAATGAAGGAAGCGGAAGATTAAATGAAACTTTACAAACTATCGAAATTATCCTTCATGTTATCAAAAATTTACATCAAATGTCCAATCTAAAATTGATACCTATTCTTCTTCTCATTTCAGCAGGGCTGCGCTATTGCTGATTCAAGCCTtcaacaaaaccaaccaaaGTAGCAGCCTCTTGTTCTTAATCAACCAAGACGACCCAATCTCTTCCAACTTCACAAAACTTGGAAtttaaacacaaccaaacatcgaTGACTATTAATTAATACACATGCATTAAGATCgaattggaattgaaattgaaattggccGACAACCTCAAATACCAACTTCTCCAAAcatgaattgaaattgaaatcccATTATACCAAGACGTAGAGTTGGACATCAGAGAAAGATCGGCGACGATGACGCCAATCTTCAACCACTTGCGCGACTCCGGGAAGTGGCTGGATGGCGTATAAATCTTCGGGGTTACACTCGCGAGTTGATGGGTTGATTGATATGTGCTCTTCTAGACAACAAGACAAAAATGATGCTTGGTTGTGGTTAAATTCCAGGTTAAATGATGCTGGGTTCTCCTCGGATGACAAAATGCACCGCCTAATTTTTCATTATAATTCCAGTATTTTGTTTCTCATAGACGACAAGACAAAAATGATGCATTGAAATGGTTACATAAAAGAGAGAGTAAAATCATTGAttttgtacatacctccaacaatatggagtatttactacatcaccaagcataagtaacacctactttgggacatccacaagacatggcaaggcccaaccgagacatgcatcgtgtagccctatgttcaggctacgcggcggtatccggaagtctcaaatccgccaccgggaagccacctttccgcccttgccaagatgcccccataacatagctttctacatgttaaatagactagaatagtaactttgcttgtcccacatcgaagaacaagtaaatgagaagcattccttcatctataaaaggaatgcctcctcccacaattcAACggactccattacacactttgtaatgcgcttgggccgcaaggctcgacacactagttaaacattcaagtggacgtagtctcccgctaaggtgggaggcgaaccactatacaccttgtgtcactctctctctctatctcttacttatcgttaattagatccccaacggatccaagcattaacattggcgccgtctgtgggaagccaacacaaaggcttcgtcacgcACCATGAACTTCGGTAAACATCAAATTAGAgcttggtcaacgcccggcggggtcggtcaacgcccaactcacaAAAGTCAACGCCGAACAAGGCTTAGTCAACGCTGATCAAACACCGGTCAACGCCGACCAACTCTAGTCAACATCAGCCAACAGAACAATATGTccagcggcgacattttccgctagcggGTCCGGCGGCGACATTTTCCTCTAAGCGAGTCCGGCGGTGACATCTTCCGCCAGCATGTCccgcggcgacattttccgctagcggGTCCGGtggcgacattttccgctaagCGAGTCCGGCGGTGACATCTTCCGCCAGCATGTCccgcggcgacattttccgctagcgggtccggcggcgacattttccgctagcggGTCCGACGGAGACATTTTCCGCTAAGCGAGTCCGGCGGTGACATCTTCCGCCAGCATGTCccgcggcgacattttccgctagcggGTCCGacggcgacattttccgctaagcgagtccggcggtgacatcttccgccagcatgtccagcggcgacattttccgctagtgtgtccggcggcgacattttccgctaagCAGGTCCAGTGGCGACATCTTCCGCCAGCGTGTCcgcggcgacatattcctccagcgAGGCTAGCATGTCCGGtggcgacattttccgctagcgggtccggcggcgacattttccgctaagCGAGTCCGGCGGTGACATCTTCCGCCAGCATGTCccgcggcgacattttccgctagcggGTCCGacggcgacattttccgctaagCAGGTCTAGTGGCGACATCTTCCGCCAGCGTGTCcgcggcgacatattcctccagcgAGGCTAGCATGTCCAGaggcgacattttccgctagcgggtccggcggcgacattttccgctaagCGAGTCCGGCGGTGACATCTTCCGCCAGCATGTCccgcggcgacattttccgctagcggGTCCGacggcgacattttccgctaagcgagtccggcggtgacatcttccgccagcatgtccagcggcgacattttccgctagcgggtccggcggcgacattttccgctaagcgagtccggcggtgacatcttccgccagcatgtccagcggcgacattttccgctagcgggtccggcggcgacattttccgctaagCGAGTCCGGCGGTGACATCTTCCGCCAGCATGTCCCGaggcgacattttccgctagcggGTCCGacggcgacattttccgctaagCGAGTCCGGCGGTGACATCTTCCGCTAAGCAGGTCCAGTGGCGACATCTTCCGCCAGCGTGTCcgcggcgacatattcctccagcgAGGCGAGCATGTCcggcggcgacattttccgctaagagagtccggcggtgacatcttccgccaacatgtccagcggcgacattttccgctagtgggtccggcggcgacattttccgctaagcgagtccggcggtgacatcttccgccagcatgtccagcggcgacattttccgctagtgtgtccggcggcgacattttccgctaagCAGGTCCAGCGGCGACATCTTCCTCCAGCGTGTCCGGCGGCGACATATTCCTCTGCTAGCGAGGctaggacaactccaacatattTGGGCACTTaatcaattccaactccaactcgctccaaattggcataagataagtaactatatcttcctttacgctctttcaatttgtgCTAGTGTCAtgccaatgccatgcttttactactttaagcatgcctacaaatatatcacacttgatatgtttttacatgcttccataaacttttaagcatgcctacaacatttcgtagatttgtcaacactttctagatctcacatactagatatgccatgcttcacataccgatctcaacGATCTCTAAGCATtcctacaaaaatacaaaatgatattagcatccacattacaagtacatgctatacacatatgccatgctcctatttaattgcaaaattaaataagtatgggacactcaaacaaaattttattacttgctctatgtgtttatcatttttttttaaaccaaaccgccaggcggtaaggcaacgcctcatcatgacaatgaccgctacgcggcattgcagtcaagtttctctttcgagaaaacagctagggactagttaacacagcccacggcagccattgatccggcagttaacccggACGCTTGGGTATccaagattgggctcgctacccaacaccctctgctccgcgcagctcccctcatcaaacaattttccgaccatacggaggtctatagccaggagtgggggactccctggcgggcctagcaggggcccacccgaaagggcaaaagcgttcgctccaaccaattctagatggacgacgcactcgcactaattatgcctgatatacggcacaaagctacgctttggtatcaacccgcaagaacaccctccttgactggggacttcggggacttatacatacagcccagcataattagcaacggcaacgctcatgcctcagggcatcaccgtcgagctacccgttaatgccttcgcggcaccccgagcttcccgctcatgccttcccggcaacccacgagcttcccgctcgtgcctcagcggcaccgccgagcttcacgctcacgccttcgcggcaacccttgagcttccgctcacgagcttcccgctcatgccttcccggcaccccgagcttccgctcatgccttcccggcacccacgagcttcacgctcacgccttcccggcaccttgagcttccgctcacgagctttccgctcatgccttcgcggcacccacgagcttccgctcatgccttcccggcaacccttgagcttccgctcacgagcttcccgctcatgccttcgcggcaccccgagcttccgctcatgccttcccggcaacccttgagcttccgctcacgagcttcccgctcatgccttcccggcaccccgagcttccgctcatgccttcgcggcaccccgagcttccgctcatgccttcccggcaacccttgagcttccgctcatgccttcccggcacccacgagcttccgctcacgagcttcccgctcatgccttcccggcacccccgagctttccgctcatgccttcccggcacccccgagcttccgctcatgccttctcggcacccccgagctttccgctcatgccttcgcggcaccccgagcttccgctcatgccttcccggcaacccttgagcttccgctcatgccttcccggcacccacgagcttccgctcacgagcttcccgctcatgccttcccggcacccccgagctttccgctcatgccttcccggcacccccgagcttccgctcatgccttctcggcacccccgagctttccgctcatgccttctcggcacccccgagctttccgctcatgccttcccggcacccccgagcttccgctcatgccttcccggcaccctcgagcttaccgctcatgccttcccggcacccccgagcttaccgctcatgccttcccggcaatcctcgagctttacactcatgtctactcgacacactacacgttaatggaacattgaatttttctaccatttgtcgtttaccgattgcgacaaatcaaattcttttcgcgttccattaatacgagagacaaccaaacaaacacaaccgtACTTGCGATCATcgttcatgagttacaaatGCATACCTCCGCGGCGCTCATGCAACTTGCATCTCGCGAGCATAACCCCgtcaaactcgacctcgttcgtctccttgcgcgcgtcacgcatttatcatatgcaattcatttgctcacacgaccatatgcGCACTATTACgctcatatatgccaacgcatataagtgcaactcacatttgttgcccaatacaactagaatcctacatatgcctgttttttgtctttgttctgcaggttcacgagtcccttcttgcttacggagttcggggacttgtaggggctccgtgccgcccggttacttatgcttgatgacatcgtggttataactccccaaccaagaagctcctcttacttggggacttcggggacttgtacatacctccaacaatatggagtatttactacatcaccaagcataagtaacacctactttgggacatccacaagacatggcaaggcccaaccgagacatgcatcgtgtagccctatgttcaggctacgcggcggtatccggaagtctcaaatccgccaccgggaagccacctttccgcccttgccaagatgcccccataacatagctttctacatgttaaatagactagaatagtaactttgcttgtcccacatcgaagaacaagtaaatgagaagcattccttcatctataaaaggaatgcctcctcccacaattcaacagactccattacacactttgtaatgcgcttgggccgcaaggctcgacacactagttaaacattcaagtggacgtagtctcccgctaaggcgggaggcgaaccactatacaccttgtgtcactctctctctctatctcttacttatcgttaattagatccccaacggatccaagcattaacagatTTAATAACATGTTAACTGTTTAATGACTCTTTTCGTAATTATATCAAgtcacaatatttttttatctACAATTTATCAAATATTTAAAGTTTACTTTCAATCTCACAGCACTTCtgaaaaaaaattaccaaacactcagttaCTTCCCCTCACAGCAGAATCAAAAGtgtttcctctcacagcaagatCAGAAGTGCTTCccctcacagcacagcaatcccaaactaaggccccgtttgggattgTTTCGCTTTTataaaaatcagtttttgttcaaaattttagattttattgtgtttggtaaataaataaaaagcagctttaattgaaagttataggtcactgacagcagattttagaagcagcttagaggttgcttttagaaactgttgtggaTCAAAATAAGCTCTGcaattgttttatgtactgacaacacttttaaaaatattatttaccaaacacgaaattattttaattcacagctgattattctcacaacactgcagcaacagtttttttttaaagtcacagcaatcccaaactagccctaaggccccgtttgggattgcttcgctttgaaaaaaaaaaacttttgttcaaaattttagattttattgtgtttggtaaataaataaaaagcagctttaattgaaagttattgtttgagcccaaaaagtaattttggcaagatcctttagtggatttagcgtagcgggccgatacctgcggcccaaaaataagcctacttgggtttgggttacagcttcgcccattccgtaatccataaggaaaacgaaaccttattggagtcaagtagcagagattgaataggaaacttcaatcaataatccttcggtagcaaggaacagtcgaagacctaggtataaatactagggttcAAGGACACAAAGAAGgcctctctcaaatcaactaatcccagcgattacaaagcctccccggagcaaaccttcaacctcgttgaaacccgccgaccgtgcttccagtcctagtctcctctcgagccgactgtcagtactactgccaccgacacaaccagtgaagcaagggtaacgccctcgcaatccagcgaagctaaagtcacgctttagcaaaaacccgtgctttctcacaacttcccagtgattgctctgcttagtctacaacactaagtatcgatacggtgaacgcgaagagatcacacccaaagttcTTATCCGTAAGGCGaaagtcctttcccgaaaggctagagaagaaccctgtgacgaggttggtgctctcctcgtccacagcgcttgaagaagaagtcaggtcaagggactaccccgacgactgcaccccccggtgctggcacgcctgcgcaatcactcgctcaaaagagacagtttgcacccctaCCGGATTTACgcgtcaaacattttggcacgcccagtagGACTCTGAAATAGTGTCTTTTCGTGAAcgtagccattgggaagtctagggaaaacccttaccaaaaggtttacgctaatTGCTCAAaacacaagacctccagttacagaccgcactctcgcgcggactgtcgtggtctttccgaagaacaagtgactcagcGATTGGCTTACCCCACCTGTTCATCCAACATGTCAACTAAACAAGGAAAAGATCATCCGGCCACTACTGAGGGCCAGAATGTCAATACCAATCAGGTCAGCGAACATGTTATCCCCACCACCGTTGCTACCATAGTGGGAAGTGGAGACGAGGAGGCTTTCGTTCcaaagcctattccagagggaGCGTCCTCCGAAGTCAGGTTCgcaatcatcatggagaatatcgaaagccatcgcaagaagatggacgctGACTTCGCCAGAGAGACAGTAAAAACGGAGAGGCTCATACGAGAAATAGATCAGCGAGTTATCCGCCATGCTGAGGAGACTAGGCAGCAGATCGCACAGTCAGAGAGTGCGGTGAAGGCACATGCTGCCAGCGTCGCTAGCGAGCAGGACCGGCGTCAAACACAGATTTTGGAGGCTATCGCCGACCAAACCAAACAGACCGCGTCAGATAtggcaggtcttcgcaaggaCGGTGCCAACCTGGCAACTGAAGTGGCCATGCAGAGAGCTGAATTGAACCAAGTGAGAGAAGTGTTGAACAAAGCCTTAGGGGATTCTAATGCTATCCTTGGCTCTCTTGGCCAGCCATTcggt
It encodes:
- the LOC112203744 gene encoding exopolygalacturonase; protein product: MAPPSMRSGSGGEAVAKLWRGSKATVWLWVGGRVVVVPVLADRSRSAFSSLRFDFANNTKIDNITLINSKNTNIHLFAGLNVIISNINISAPADSPNTDGIKVGSSSIVQIYDSVISTGDDCIAFLPESTNLNVTNVHCGPGHGISVGSISSNSITGLNVRNCSFVGTQNGVRIKTKSPSQPGTVAQVTFENIEMDKVDNPIIIDQQYCASSGCSPPKTSEIQITDVKYNNIWGTSNTKIAVLLKCSENKPCQNIELRDINLNYRGGNKPAKASCLNAKGAAYGKQNPASCLQS